The proteins below are encoded in one region of Euzebya sp.:
- a CDS encoding DUF488 family protein gives MGGTIWTIGHSAHSGERLRALLGTVDAEVVVDVRSAPYSRIHPQHSRKAMEPALREAGIDYVFLGRELGGRPPEPELYDAAGHVRYDALSTTDRFLAGIDRVTALAADGVTVLLCAEEDPAGCHRRLLVGRVMAERGVTVRHIRGTGVVEGDESIGDQLSLFGGWRSVAPIPLPTSARAAP, from the coding sequence ATGGGCGGGACCATCTGGACCATCGGGCACAGCGCGCACTCGGGTGAGCGGCTGCGCGCGCTGCTGGGCACGGTCGATGCGGAGGTGGTGGTCGACGTCCGCTCCGCGCCGTACTCGCGGATCCACCCCCAGCACTCGCGGAAGGCGATGGAGCCGGCGCTGCGAGAGGCCGGGATCGACTACGTGTTCCTCGGCCGCGAGCTCGGCGGCCGGCCGCCCGAGCCGGAGCTCTACGACGCCGCGGGTCACGTCCGCTACGACGCGCTCAGCACCACCGACCGGTTCCTCGCCGGCATCGACCGGGTCACCGCGCTGGCCGCCGACGGGGTCACCGTCCTGCTCTGCGCCGAGGAGGACCCGGCCGGGTGCCACCGACGGCTGCTGGTGGGACGCGTGATGGCCGAGCGCGGGGTGACGGTCCGCCACATCCGCGGGACCGGGGTGGTGGAGGGGGACGAGTCGATCGGCGACCAGCTGTCCCTCTTCGGCGGGTGGCGATCCGTCGCGCCGATCCCACTGCCCACGAGCGCGAGGGCCGCACCGTGA